The following coding sequences lie in one Klebsiella huaxiensis genomic window:
- the prmB gene encoding 50S ribosomal protein L3 N(5)-glutamine methyltransferase, producing MDKIFVDEAVNELHTIQDMLRWAVSRFSAANIWYGHGTDNPWDEAVQLVMPSLYLPLDIPEDMRTARLTSSEKHRIVERVIRRINERIPVAYLTNKAWFCGHEFYVDERVLVPRSPIGELINNQFAGLIDHQPQHILDMCTGSGCIAIACAYAFPESEVDAVDISPDALAVAEQNIEDHGLIHNVTPIRSDLFRDLLKVQYDLIVTNPPYVDEEDMSDLPGEYRHEPVLGLASGSDGLKLTRRILACAPDYLNDDGILICEVGNSMVHLMEQYPDVPFTWLEFDNGGDGVFMLTKSQLIDARAHFSIYKD from the coding sequence GTGGATAAAATTTTTGTTGATGAGGCTGTTAATGAGCTTCATACCATTCAGGACATGTTGCGTTGGGCGGTAAGCCGCTTTAGCGCTGCAAATATCTGGTACGGACACGGTACTGATAACCCGTGGGATGAAGCGGTGCAACTGGTGATGCCGTCGCTGTATTTGCCGCTGGATATTCCGGAAGATATGCGTACCGCGCGCCTGACTTCCAGTGAAAAGCATCGCATCGTTGAGCGCGTGATTCGTCGTATTAATGAGCGTATTCCGGTGGCTTATTTGACTAATAAAGCCTGGTTCTGTGGCCATGAGTTTTACGTTGATGAGCGCGTGCTGGTGCCGCGTTCACCGATTGGCGAGCTTATCAATAATCAGTTTGCTGGCCTGATTGACCATCAACCGCAGCACATTCTTGACATGTGCACCGGTAGCGGTTGCATTGCAATCGCCTGTGCTTATGCCTTCCCGGAATCGGAAGTTGACGCGGTAGATATCTCCCCGGATGCGCTGGCTGTTGCCGAGCAAAACATCGAAGATCACGGTTTAATTCACAACGTAACGCCGATTCGCTCCGATCTGTTCCGCGACCTGTTGAAGGTGCAATACGATCTGATCGTGACTAACCCACCTTATGTGGATGAAGAGGATATGTCCGACCTGCCGGGCGAATATCGCCATGAGCCGGTTCTGGGACTGGCTTCAGGCAGCGATGGTCTGAAGCTGACTCGCCGCATTCTGGCCTGCGCGCCAGATTATCTTAACGATGATGGTATCCTGATTTGTGAAGTCGGCAACAGCATGGTACATCTGATGGAACAGTATCCTGACGTACCATTTACCTGGCTGGAGTTTGACAACGGCGGTGATGGCGTCTTTATGCTGACCAAATCGCAACTGATTGACGCCCGTGCGCATTTCAGCATCTATAAAGACTAA
- the aroC gene encoding chorismate synthase, translated as MAGNTIGQLFRVTTFGESHGLALGCIVDGVPPGIPLTEADLQHDLDRRRPGTSRYTTQRREPDQVKILSGVFEGVTTGTSIGLLIENTDQRSQDYGAIKDVFRPGHADYTYEQKYGLRDYRGGGRSSARETAMRVAAGAIAKKFLAAKFGIVIRGCLTQMGDIPLAIKDWDQVEQNPFFCPDPDKIEALDELMRGLKKEGDSIGAKVTVVADGVPPGLGEPVFDRLDADIAHALMSINAVKGVEIGDGFEVVKLRGSENRDEITKAGFQSNHAGGVLGGISSGQQIVANIALKPTSSITVPGHTINRFGEEVEMITKGRHDPCVGIRAVPIAEAMLAIVLMDHFMRQRAQNGDVTTSIPRW; from the coding sequence ATGGCAGGAAACACAATTGGACAACTCTTTCGCGTTACTACCTTCGGCGAGTCGCACGGCCTGGCGCTGGGCTGTATCGTTGATGGCGTGCCGCCAGGTATTCCACTGACCGAAGCTGACCTACAGCACGACCTCGATCGTCGTCGGCCAGGAACGTCGCGTTATACCACCCAGCGTCGTGAACCGGATCAGGTGAAAATTCTTTCCGGCGTCTTTGAAGGCGTGACCACTGGTACCAGCATTGGTTTGCTGATTGAGAACACCGATCAACGTTCCCAGGACTACGGCGCGATTAAAGACGTTTTCCGCCCGGGTCATGCTGACTATACCTACGAGCAGAAATACGGCCTGCGCGACTATCGCGGCGGTGGTCGTTCTTCCGCGCGTGAAACCGCGATGCGCGTGGCTGCCGGGGCGATTGCCAAAAAATTCCTCGCCGCCAAATTCGGTATTGTCATTCGCGGCTGTTTGACCCAGATGGGCGATATTCCGCTAGCGATAAAAGACTGGGATCAGGTTGAGCAAAATCCGTTCTTCTGTCCGGACCCGGATAAAATCGAGGCGCTTGATGAACTAATGCGTGGCCTGAAAAAAGAGGGTGACTCCATCGGGGCAAAAGTGACCGTGGTAGCGGATGGCGTGCCTCCGGGACTGGGTGAGCCGGTATTTGACCGTCTGGATGCGGATATTGCGCACGCGCTGATGAGTATCAACGCGGTAAAAGGTGTGGAAATTGGCGATGGTTTTGAAGTGGTGAAACTTCGCGGTAGCGAAAACCGCGATGAAATTACTAAAGCGGGTTTTCAGAGCAACCATGCCGGCGGCGTGCTGGGCGGTATCAGCAGCGGCCAGCAAATTGTGGCGAATATCGCCCTGAAGCCAACCTCCAGTATTACTGTTCCGGGGCACACGATTAATCGCTTTGGCGAAGAAGTCGAGATGATCACCAAAGGGCGTCACGATCCTTGCGTCGGTATTCGTGCGGTTCCGATCGCCGAGGCGATGCTGGCGATCGTTTTAATGGATCACTTTATGCGTCAGCGCGCGCAGAACGGCGACGTGACGACATCAATCCCACGCTGGTAA
- the mepA gene encoding penicillin-insensitive murein endopeptidase — protein sequence MKKTVIALLTLLASSTSLAATPWQKITQPISGSSQSIGAFSNGCIVGAQALPLNSTGYQVMRTDQRRYFGHPDLVQFIQRLSNQAHNKGMGTVLIGDMGMPAGGRFNGGHASHQSGLDVDIFLQLPQARWSSAQLMKPQALDLVARDGKRVVPSLWSPQISHLIKMAAEDSEVTRIFVNPAIKQQLCLDAGNDRDWLRKVRPWFQHRAHMHVRLRCPAGSLECEDQAPPPAGDGCGAELQSWFEPPKPGSTSPAKKTPPPLPPSCQALLDEHVL from the coding sequence ATGAAAAAAACCGTTATCGCACTGCTGACACTCCTTGCCAGCAGTACCAGCCTGGCGGCAACGCCGTGGCAGAAAATCACGCAGCCTATCAGCGGAAGTTCACAGTCTATTGGCGCGTTTTCTAATGGCTGTATCGTTGGCGCACAGGCGCTGCCGTTAAATTCTACCGGCTATCAGGTGATGCGCACCGATCAGCGCCGCTATTTCGGCCATCCGGATCTCGTTCAGTTTATTCAGCGCCTGAGCAATCAGGCGCACAACAAAGGAATGGGGACGGTGCTGATTGGTGACATGGGTATGCCGGCTGGTGGTCGATTCAACGGCGGCCACGCCAGCCATCAGTCCGGGCTGGATGTGGATATCTTTCTCCAGCTCCCGCAGGCGCGCTGGAGTTCAGCGCAGCTCATGAAGCCACAGGCTCTGGATCTGGTTGCGCGTGATGGCAAACGCGTAGTGCCGTCACTGTGGAGTCCGCAAATCAGTCATCTGATTAAGATGGCGGCGGAAGATAGCGAAGTCACGCGCATTTTCGTTAACCCGGCGATCAAGCAGCAGTTGTGCCTGGATGCGGGTAACGATCGCGACTGGTTGCGTAAAGTTCGACCATGGTTCCAACATCGTGCGCATATGCATGTGCGCCTGCGCTGTCCTGCGGGGAGTCTTGAGTGTGAAGATCAGGCTCCACCTCCGGCAGGCGATGGTTGCGGCGCGGAATTACAAAGCTGGTTTGAACCACCGAAACCAGGATCAACCTCTCCTGCGAAGAAGACGCCGCCTCCATTGCCGCCTTCCTGCCAGGCTCTACTGGATGAGCATGTTCTTTAA
- a CDS encoding sulfite exporter TauE/SafE family protein, with the protein MDSFIDLFMVSPAVLVVLFFVAILAGFIDSLAGGGGLLTVPALMAAGLPPAQALATNKLQACGGSLSASLYFIRRKVVNLADQKLNILMTFVGSTGGALLVQHVQSDILKQILPILIIGIGLYFLLMPKLGEEDRQRRLYGLPFALVAGGCVGFYDGFFGPGAGSFYALAFVTLAGFNLAKSTAHAKVLNATSNVGGLLLFIIGGKVIWATGFVMMVGQFIGARAGSRLVLSKGQSLIRPMIVVVSAVMSAKLLYDSHGQEILHWLGMN; encoded by the coding sequence ATGGATAGTTTTATCGATCTGTTTATGGTGTCACCGGCGGTACTGGTTGTGCTGTTTTTCGTGGCTATTCTGGCGGGGTTTATTGATTCCCTGGCGGGGGGCGGCGGGTTGTTAACCGTACCAGCATTGATGGCTGCGGGTCTACCTCCCGCACAGGCGCTGGCGACCAACAAGCTACAGGCTTGTGGTGGCTCGCTTTCCGCATCCCTCTATTTTATCCGCCGCAAGGTGGTGAATCTCGCCGATCAGAAGCTGAATATTCTGATGACGTTTGTTGGTTCAACTGGCGGCGCGCTGCTGGTGCAGCACGTCCAGTCCGATATTCTCAAGCAGATTCTGCCAATACTGATTATCGGCATTGGCCTCTATTTTCTGTTGATGCCAAAGCTCGGCGAAGAAGACCGTCAGCGTCGTCTTTACGGTCTGCCGTTTGCTCTGGTGGCTGGCGGCTGCGTGGGTTTTTATGATGGCTTTTTTGGCCCGGGTGCAGGTTCTTTTTATGCGCTGGCTTTTGTGACTCTGGCCGGGTTCAATCTCGCTAAATCGACCGCCCATGCCAAAGTGCTTAATGCTACCTCCAACGTTGGCGGCCTGCTGCTGTTTATCATTGGCGGTAAAGTTATCTGGGCCACCGGCTTCGTAATGATGGTAGGACAATTTATTGGTGCCCGCGCCGGTTCGCGGCTGGTGCTGAGCAAAGGACAATCACTAATTCGACCGATGATTGTTGTCGTGTCGGCGGTGATGAGTGCAAAACTTCTTTATGACAGCCATGGACAGGAGATCCTCCACTGGTTGGGGATGAACTAA
- a CDS encoding elongation factor P hydroxylase translates to MNSTHNYEQLIEIFDGCFADDFNTRLIKGDDEPIYLPADGDAPYNRIVFAHGFYASGLHEISHWCIAGKARRELVDFGYWYCPDGRDAMTQSKFEDVEVKPQAFDWLFCVAAGYPFNVSCDNLEGDFEPDRIVFQRRVHAQVMVYLEQGIPERPARFIKALQEYYQTPPLTAEQFPWPEDLH, encoded by the coding sequence ATGAACAGTACGCATAATTACGAACAGCTGATTGAAATCTTCGACGGTTGCTTTGCCGATGATTTTAATACCCGTCTGATTAAAGGCGATGACGAACCGATCTATCTTCCGGCTGATGGCGATGCACCGTATAACCGCATCGTTTTTGCCCACGGCTTTTACGCCAGCGGATTACATGAGATCTCGCACTGGTGTATCGCTGGTAAAGCGCGTCGCGAGCTGGTTGACTTCGGTTACTGGTACTGCCCTGATGGCCGTGATGCGATGACCCAGTCTAAATTTGAAGACGTTGAGGTGAAACCGCAGGCGTTCGACTGGCTATTTTGCGTGGCGGCAGGCTATCCGTTTAACGTCAGTTGCGACAACCTGGAAGGCGATTTTGAACCTGACCGTATCGTTTTTCAACGGCGAGTACATGCTCAGGTGATGGTCTATCTGGAGCAGGGGATCCCCGAGCGTCCGGCGCGCTTTATCAAAGCATTACAAGAATATTATCAAACGCCGCCTTTGACGGCTGAGCAATTCCCGTGGCCGGAAGACCTGCACTAA
- a CDS encoding YfcL family protein translates to MIAEFESRILALIDDMVDHASDDELFAGGYLRGHLTLAVAELEGEDEHTAQAVNDKVTQSLTKAINAGELSPPDQILVQGMWDNLYQQALRK, encoded by the coding sequence ATGATCGCGGAGTTTGAATCACGCATTCTGGCGTTAATAGACGATATGGTAGACCACGCCAGTGATGATGAACTATTTGCCGGCGGTTATCTGCGCGGCCATCTGACGCTGGCGGTGGCTGAGCTGGAAGGTGAGGACGAGCATACTGCGCAAGCGGTGAATGATAAGGTGACCCAAAGCCTAACGAAAGCGATCAACGCTGGCGAACTGTCGCCACCCGATCAGATTCTGGTGCAGGGCATGTGGGATAATTTGTATCAGCAGGCGCTGCGGAAATAA